The sequence TGATATTCTCCTTACAAGCTAAAGCCGAACGCCCATTAATTTTCATGCCACAACTACCACAAATTGTATTACGACAATTTTTCCGAAAAGTTAAACTACCATCTAACTCCCACTTGATTTTATTTAAACATTCTAAAATAGTATTTTCGGGATTTACTTCTAAGGTATAGTCCTGAAAATGAGGCGCTAAACTAGGATTTTGACGGAGAATTTTTAAGGTAACTTTCATGGCAATGGTGACATTATTATTTGAGCTATTTCTATTGTCTGATCTTATTTTATAACTCACAAGGGGGATCAGCTTAATTTTTGTTAAAATTATTTTACTTTGACCGTAATCTTTCTCTTTAACCTTAAAATATGTCAAAAAGCCACCACATAAGAATTAAAACTTATTTTCTACCACCACTAAGTAGAGAAAAAGCAGACAAATTTTCCCAAAATAGTAATATTAGTTAGAAAAAAAAATTTAAAATAGTGCTTAAATGACAAAATTTTGTTATGATAAATTATTGAAAGAAAAAATAACAAATGAGGAAAAATATCTATGACAGAAGTAGCAACTTCACCCTTGTCAGGAAAAGAGTTATTGCAAAAAGTAAAAGAGTTATCCACTGTTCCTCGTCGTGAAAGAGCAAAAGCCTGTGGTTATTACACCGAAGGAAAAAATGGTAAAATAAGAGTTAATTTAACCGACTTTTATGATGCAGTATTAGAAGCTAAAGGAGTACCTTTAGACCCAGAAAGAACCAAAGACGGTCGAGGAAGAGAAGCCACTTTCCGAGTTAGTGTGCATAAAAATGGTCAAATTGTTATCGGTTCTAGTTACACCCAAAAAATGGGTTTACAACCCGGAGATGAGTTTGAAATTAAGTTAGGTTATAAACATATTCATCTCAGACAAACTGGCGAAGATTTTGACCTTGATGAAGTAGAATAAATTAGTTTGTTTAGCAAGTCTCTTTGACCATTACTAAACAACATCAAAAAAACTATTCTGACATCTCCTTGACTTGAAAAATAATCATGATTGATTTGTCCCACCATCTATTTTCTTTTGCTCAGTGGCATGGTCACGGACTCATTAAAATAGTGATCTTTTTGATAATATGGGGCGTAGTTTGGTTGCCTATAGCTATTCCTTTGGCAAGGTTAATTCGATGGCATCCCAGCGCCCCACTCACAAACTCACAAAAACTAACTTTAATTACCTCTCTCTATCTCATCGCCCCACTATTGGCTTGGGGGGTGATGGGTAAAGAAGGGTTAAATCAAATAATTTTAATTTCTCAAGCTAGTATTATCAAGTCTATCTCATGGACTTATGTAGTAGCTATTATTACTATTGTAATCATTGATAGCTTACAGTGGTTAATGGGATGGTGGCAGTGGCAAAAACCTTCCCTGACTTGGCAAGATAGTCTGATTAGTGTGGTTTCAATATTCTTGGTGAGTCTCTTGGTGGGGGGAATTGAGGAATTAATGTTTCGGGGTGTATTTGTGGCATTTTTACGGGATAGCTTTCCCCTGTGGGGAGTAGCGATAATATCCAGTGTAATTTTTGCCCTTTTACATCTTGTCTGGGAGAGGGAAAACTCCTTACCTCAATTGCCCGGCTTATTTTTGATGGGGTTAGTGTTATTCTATGCTGTTACTCTGAATGGTGGTAACATTACCACAGCCATTGGGCTTCATGGAGGATGGGTATTTAGTATCGCTAGTTTAGATACTTTAAACTGCTATGAATATACGGGAAAAGTGTCTTCTTTTTGGTGTGGTAAAAAAGGAGAACCTCTAGCCAGTGTTGCCGGTGTGATGGTACTTTTACTCACGGTCGTGATATTAATGAATAATTAAGAATTAATCAAAGCCCATAATATCCGAGTGATGGCATTAGCTAATATAATGCACAATTAATTTTACTCAGCTACTTATAATAGTTAAAATCAATTTATTGATAAAAACTTACGGAATACATTAATTATTATTTGGTTTAGATTAACTACTTGATAGTCAGCAAATATTTATTAATGATTAAAGTGGGATTTTCTTAACTGTGATAATTGAGGTAGAAAAATAATAATTACCAAGTTAGTATATTATAATTGATGGGTAAAAAGAGCAGGTTATCTGAATAAAAAAAAAACAACCAGTTAAAAAAGTACAAATAGGAAGTAAATGTCTAAAGAATCAAAACCATTAGTAGGAAAAGAGTTACTCAAAAAAGTTAAAAAACTAGGTAACGTCTCCCGAGAAGAAAAAGCGATTAAGTGCGGTTATTACACAGTAACGGAGGGAAACCAAAAGCGAGTTAGTTTGGTAAAATTCCTTAATGCGCTGATGGATGCAGAGGGAATTGATTTAGATACTATTCCTTCTAGTGAAGCAAAAAGAAGAGGAAGAACCGCTAATTATCGTATCAATGTACAATCTAACGGTAATCTTTCTATCGGCAAAGCCTATACTGATAAGATGGGTTTAAAACCGGGAGATGAATTTGAAGTAGTGTTAGGGCGCAAAAATATTCATCTTAAACAGGTTGATGATTTAGAAGATTAATTAATTCTAAACGCCACAATAACCCTTTTCCTTTTCGGAGAGGGGCTTTTGTGTTGAAAATAGCAAAAACCATAGGTTTTATTTTGAATATGCCTACAAACACTTTATATTTAGGGGTTGCTGACAAAGTGGCGTCCTTAGGGAAGTGGGAAGTGGATAGTGAAAAGGCTTATCAATTAAAGACTTTCGCAGAACTGAATACTATGATAAATTCTGAGCTTTGATTAAAAATTGTCGATTAGTGACAAGAAAATACTGCATTTTCTCTAAAAAACCCTATTTTTGGCACTTTTTTGGGTTTTTATGATGCTAAAAATTTTTATTTGACAAGATTTTTGCAACAGCCCTACCCATATAATCTAAACAACAGAAAGCCCCTTCGATTTTAGCCATTCAGGATTATAGAGACGGGATTGATAGCGCGCGCCACCATCACATAAAATAGTAACAATAGTATGACCCGGACCTAATTGCCTAGCAACTTGTAGCGCCCCTCCCACATTAATGCCCACAGAACCACCCATAAATAAACCATCTTTTCTCAATAACTGATAAACTACCCTTAGCGCCTCAGTATCATCAACCCTAACCGCATCATCAATGGTTACACCCTCCATATTAGCCGTAATGCGACTGTTACCAATACCCTCAGTAATAGAATTACCCTCAATCTCAATCTTGCCCGTTTTCACATAACTATACAAACCGCTACCCATGGGATCAGCTAAAATACACTTAACATCAGGATTCTGATCCTTTAAGAACAAAGATACTCCAGCAAAAGTTCCCCCCGTGCCAGTTGCCGCCACCCAAGCATCAATTTTATGATCCGTTTGTTGCCAAATTTCAGCACCCGTCGTCTCATAATGCGCCAACCGATTAGCTAAATTATCAAATTGATTCGCCCAAATAGCATTATCCATTTCTTGGGCAAT is a genomic window of Cyanobacterium sp. T60_A2020_053 containing:
- a CDS encoding AbrB family transcriptional regulator, yielding MTEVATSPLSGKELLQKVKELSTVPRRERAKACGYYTEGKNGKIRVNLTDFYDAVLEAKGVPLDPERTKDGRGREATFRVSVHKNGQIVIGSSYTQKMGLQPGDEFEIKLGYKHIHLRQTGEDFDLDEVE
- a CDS encoding CPBP family intramembrane metalloprotease, with protein sequence MIDLSHHLFSFAQWHGHGLIKIVIFLIIWGVVWLPIAIPLARLIRWHPSAPLTNSQKLTLITSLYLIAPLLAWGVMGKEGLNQIILISQASIIKSISWTYVVAIITIVIIDSLQWLMGWWQWQKPSLTWQDSLISVVSIFLVSLLVGGIEELMFRGVFVAFLRDSFPLWGVAIISSVIFALLHLVWERENSLPQLPGLFLMGLVLFYAVTLNGGNITTAIGLHGGWVFSIASLDTLNCYEYTGKVSSFWCGKKGEPLASVAGVMVLLLTVVILMNN
- a CDS encoding AbrB family transcriptional regulator, with product MSKESKPLVGKELLKKVKKLGNVSREEKAIKCGYYTVTEGNQKRVSLVKFLNALMDAEGIDLDTIPSSEAKRRGRTANYRINVQSNGNLSIGKAYTDKMGLKPGDEFEVVLGRKNIHLKQVDDLED
- a CDS encoding cysteine synthase A; amino-acid sequence: MDIRDGFIGAIGNTPLIRLNSFSDETGCEILGKAEFLNPGGSVKDRAALYIIQEAEKSGLLKPGGTVVEGTAGNTGIGLAHICNAKGYKCVIVIPETQSQEKMDALRALGAEVRAVPAVPYRDPNNYVKLSGRIAQEMDNAIWANQFDNLANRLAHYETTGAEIWQQTDHKIDAWVAATGTGGTFAGVSLFLKDQNPDVKCILADPMGSGLYSYVKTGKIEIEGNSITEGIGNSRITANMEGVTIDDAVRVDDTEALRVVYQLLRKDGLFMGGSVGINVGGALQVARQLGPGHTIVTILCDGGARYQSRLYNPEWLKSKGLSVV